ATCAACGGCCCATATTTAATCCCCTCCTTTTAAATCACCCAACCCCAAACCCTAATATCGTTCCATCTAAACCCGCCGCCCTAAAACTCTCCCCCTCTTTGAAGAACCCTAATCGCTGCCTCTCTAAACCCCTCTCCTAATCCCTCTTCTAATAGgatttttctcttatttacttATCATATTTGTGCGTTTCTGCTACTGGTTGATTCTCTATGGTATTGCTTAGTACTTGCCTAAACATGGAAAGTACTACAACTCTAATTCTATCCGATTGACTCTTATCTCTTGAATCTGGATCATATTTTGTCTACACACGTTCTATTCTACACTGTGTGAGTCtgattttgtttaaattttgcTGATTTACACTTtccctaaaaattagggtttacaAATTTTCTCTCTTAAGTTGATTTCAAATTGATTTGCatgtttcttttccttgtttgttgtttaaattaATTTGTTTCGTGATGTTTGCTCGATTTTTGACTACTATATAGACCCCATCATTTTCCCTTCTAGGACAGACTTTGGAAATCGATTTTTCactaaaatttgggggtttggCCACTCTCTTACTTGATATTCTGTactggccggctgaaagccaatgcCATTAACTTCTTGTTACCTGTTCTTGGTGCGAGCATTGCCCTGAGTTCATCGATGCTCTTGGGAACTTTGGCGCATTAAGGATTCTGGGTTTTTTCTGTGAAAATTTATTCTTTATTGTTCTTCGCTTAACTGGTGAATCACTATACTTTACAATTTCATTCCGGATATCTATGGTTTGCATACATTTTTACTCCTGTAATTGGTCAGCTCAGTATGATTTCTGGATTGCTTTCGTGTGTAATCTTATTTGCTTTTTTTAACCCTTTAGGTCTCTTCAACTTTTTGTTTCAAGCATGCCTAAAACTAGTTCTATTAAATTCTGACTAGTCAATGTGTTAGAAATTATTACTGTTTGGGACTCTTATACTTGTTATCATATTCTGGTGTTTAATTTAATCTTTTGCTATCAATCCTGTTGCTTGAATATGCCTCACTTGCATAATTTGTTTCCTTTAATCGACTAGTTGATTGAGTTCAAAATCATAAATATGTGCACTCACTATATGGCCAAACCTATTTCCCATCGTATTCTGAATTTTGTGGTGATAGCTTGCCTATCTAGCATGTTTAACCCCCTCCCTAATTCACCAGTAGTTATAATATGTTTTTCTCATGCCTAAATACTACCCTTTTGCCAAATTAGCATGACCATCTCATAACATCAGGACCTATACTTAGTATAATCTAGACCTTCTTTAGGTAATTAGTCTACTGTGCCAATTCTAGAATACCTACATGTGCTATTTAACATGATTTTACTTTTCCACTCTGTTCTGAATCTCTGTGATATTTGTCTTGCATAATCAATGTGTTTTCATCTGTTATAAGACATTTTCCTCAACTATGATCTTGCTTATCCTCTAATATTCCTCCCAGTATGTCTTAGTTCCTGTTCTTTCAATGATTACTTGGCCTGTCATAATATGTGTTCCTATTATGTTTCAATGCTGCCTTGCCTTCTGATGAGAATTAACATGTTTGTCTTGTGATGCTAAGATGTACACTAAGCCTAAATTGGACTTCTTAGGTCTCAACCTGTTAGTGTTAATTTCTGTCAAACCTTGCAAACTCGTCCCTCCCCTAACTCTCTCAATATGTGTTTGTTATGTGCTACTTGCTAAATATTGAAGTTCTACTGAACAAGTCCTATGACCTGCTTGACTGTCTATTCTGTATGATCAAACTGGCTATGTCTACTTTAGGATATGAGTATATCCCCCATCTTCTGTCCACTCTACTTACCAGCAACTTATGCTATTCTTAACTCCACATTCTTAGCCGGTTGAAAGTCAAGGCTACTTAGGTTCTATTGTtggcctccctagtgtgagcactgctcagggTCCAATTGAGACctttgtgaactctgacacactggggCTTGATCTTTAGTCACTCCCTCAATCTCAAAACTATTCCTATTCATTCCACTTCCCCATGTTATGTGATGTGTACCTAAATTGGCTGATTTAAATGGTGCAACACTTGGTGCTACGGTTGAGTTAATTGGTTCTGGACTCCTCTATGGATCCCTAAGTCGTGTATTGAATGTGGATCTTTGTTGAAGGCCTGAGTATGTTGTGTAAGAGTTGTTGAAGGACCAAACAATGTTGGTTATTTTTATTAAGGCCTGTTGTAGGCCTATTATCACTATTATGTAACATTTGTACTTTTTACTCATTATTGAGCCTGTAATAACCTTTTGTATAAACAATTGGAGTGTTATTAAAAAGGGAATGGGTAGAATTTGATATCTACATACACAAtgggtagataacatgtctataggacttgaCAATATGTTTGCTATATGTGTTGTTCGATTACATGAGCAATGTAGAGATCATAACATTAAGAGAAGCACACACTACTTGTTTACCATTAATCATGAGTTCAAATTCTATGTCTACTGCTATGAGTTtatagacaacatgcctatagaaAGTGGGCATTCTACATGACTACTTTCAAATGCATTAgaaacctgcctataggaacaAACGACAACGAACTTTCTTTCAATTCACTTTAGTTATtcactagatatcatgcctataggatttgatCAATTCATTCGCTATTATATCGCATTGATCACTAGAAATCTTGTTTATAGGGATAAGTATAAATAAAGCAAGTTCTAATCATCAACTGTTAGAGATCTTGCCTATAGGAAACAATTTCTTGTTATTGGTTAACATTAGGCTAGTCAAGCACTATTTTCGAGTGTCACTATTAGGAAAATCTGGATAATTCTAGGACTCTTCCCGACAGATTCTGTTATACCTAATTGCATAGATCAACTAGGCATCACATATGGGATTGGTAACTTAAAACTGTTAATAATTAGCTTGTAATCCTGCATCATACCTATAAGCAGTATCCTGCATCTGAAATTTACCTGCATACTTTGATCGCCTAGAAAACATGTCCATAGGTTTAAGATTTTGGATTCTGCCAATTCCTAATTGATATATGTGTTTGCGTGCATTTGCTGCTTAAGTGTGGAGGttaatgtgagcctttaattgcatctatgtgaagtctttggatgttttgattgtcgcctagcTTTTACATTTTTGAGCAGCCTAGATAAGGTCTAGAACCatccaaatagaggtccaaaacCTCCTTGATCATAGATatgggacgggtaatgcacgcatagggAACGACTTAGAATTAAATTAGAGCACttttaggtaaacaactttaacatagtaatcggatagtaggagatgatagtctatgcTTGctaaataatatgagtaacaccccattTCGAGAGAGTTATgaaatattatttatgttgcatggggtgatcctttaagctaaaaaacttaggacccccctttttcttttttttctattagATCAAAATAGTTGTACCCATCTGTTCAAAAATCTTTTTATAATAAAATTCTCAAATTTTGTGTTCTCTTCGTTTATTTGACTAATCCACATAATTTAAGTTCGggcgggacccacagttgtggacctcgagaaGTACCTAATACCTTCTCCTTGAGATAacttgagcccttacccgatcgtTGGTGATGTAAACTACTTGAACCAGAGTCATTTGCAAACatgtgccctaacacaccttaaaaatcattaggtggcgacacTTCTCTTTTAATACCTTCCTAAAAGAGTTGTAACATGTTGAAACCCAATTTCGCAAGAAAAAAAGGGTGCGACAACTACTACGTCAGCTAACCAATTCGGGTACTTAACTTCCCGAATAAAACCTATTCTAAGGAGTTTAGATACACCGtttttgatgaatgcatgcttgactTTGGACTGAGACCTCCTTTTTCGTTTGACTAGGTGGAACTTCAGATCCAGGCTTAGGTTATAAGTGGTTATTTCTggcgggatccctgtcatgtctaaatgggaccaagcaaaacaatccacgttaTCTATAAGGAACTCAATGAGTTTTTTTCTGAGCTCGGGAGTTAatcccgtgcccaggtataccttccgacTGGGCAAGTGTTCGATCAATATGACTTAGTCCAGCTCCTCGGCCGTAGATTTGGTGGCATCGGAATCATCAAGGGTGATGAACGACCTAGGAACTTCGTAATCATCATCCTCACATGCCTCTTGCCTCTCCGATTTGGTCGGGGGCCGTTGTCGGTGATTTCTATTTATTTTCTTCCTCCCTAATCAAATTCGGGTTCTTTGATATCGAGAGTGCGGACATCGGGATCACCTCATTAACCGTGAATATTACTTTCGTGGCCAGCTGCTCTCCGTAAACTGTCTTGATCCCTCCCGGTGTGGGGAACATCAatgcctggtgtagtgttgagtGTATTTCCCTCATGTtgtgaatccatggccttccaaacAAAGCATTATATCTCATATCCCTTTCAATCACGTAGAACTTCTTTTTCTGAATGGTTACGACGGTGTTCACTGGCAGGGTTATCTCCCCTTTAGTAGTTTtacatgccatgttgaatccgtttaaAACCCGAATTGCAGGTAGTACTTGGTCTTATAGGCCTAACTGCTCTACAACCCTCGATATGATGATATTGTCCGAGCtgcctggatcaattaacacacgcttaactcgagatttatttataagtacagatattactagtgcatcgttATGCGGTTGCACGATGCCTTCAACGTCCTCGTCGTTGAAAGAGATGGTCCCCTCCGGCATGTAATCTCGGGTTCATTTTTCCCTTGTAATGGACACCTTAGTGTGCTTTAGCATTGGCTCCTGGGGGACGTCGACTCCACTAATGATCATGTTGATGACATGCTAAGGTTCCTCTTGCTCGGTCTGCTTGTTAGGGTCCCTATTTCTGAAGttatttttggctcgatcactcagAAATTCCCGGAGGTGCCCATTTTTAAATAACCCGGCTACTTCTTCTCTTAGTTGTCGGTAGTCTTCAGTGCTGTGGCCGTGAGTGCCATGGTACTTGCACATCAGGTTAAGGTCCCTTTGGGCAAGATCAGACTGTAATGGCTGAGGCCACTTGGTATCTTTGATGCGTTTGAtggtgtcgcaccccctttttctcgcaaaatcgagtttatgacatttggagggacaactcgttccttttgggaactgggtttgcatttgaagagtcgccacctaatgattaaagtgcattaggacaccaatagagattcaactctgagtttgtttgaataaccagagattgggtaagggcttgaaattatcccaaggggaaggtgttaggcacccatcaagatccactaatgtggttcccggccagacagttattgtgaatttagctAATAAACAGGTATGTgttcaaatattaggggatttaaacacataaaagaaagaacatTTGAAAGAAGCGTTTTAAAAGGAaagagtttgcaaataaaggaaaggggtcctaggtttatatttaatatggatcaccccacacaatgttcgGTAAtaactcctcaatgaggggctacacgtgacattatcgcgtggtcatcatatccatatctaccctttccaacccgttaaggtattaaagtgtagattggtctcgattacttattgcatgctattacctgtcccattcctatcagtcccagaggcacttaagactactaatcctaaaaatgagggatattaggctgacttgaggtttcaaaggtaaaaatctaaggcgacatacaaaatatatagaaGACTGCATGTTAAATGGGAAGCACATAACACataaggctcaagtatacctcctcaaacaaaagcacataactagcatgactaaCACATACTTTTTGGGCCTGATTAAAGCACATAAAGACGAGGAAAGTTATCTATtgaggcagattagtttattacataactcagataagaagtccgaatcaggcttgctTGCTGGTTGTAGCGATTAATAGAAACATATACAGTTTACAATTATTACtccaaggcttgcctaagtgtttagatggGGTCCTATAGACATTTATATCTACTGAGTTCAGAAGGTGATGAGACAGTAATAACTCAAAATGAAGTGTTtgagatcttataggcatgcttgctaaaccttgttaagtaagggaattagattattaaaagagatgtagaatatatataattaaattagACAGATTACAGATTCTGCAGGTGATAGTATCTACTATTACGGATtttaatccctatgaacatgatatcaaACATCGAATGTGAATGAAGCGAATTAGAATTATTTAAGAATCcttataggtatgatttctatgcattactgattttagatccttatagacatgatacctaACATTGCATGTGAGTAGAAACGAACAGGATTTTACTTatgaacccctataggcatgatttctatatgttactaATTTTAACACGTTACTGAATTATAACTACTTGGgccctaaaacatggtatctaaacgATGACAAATGCGCAGGATTTTAGATgatccctataggcaggttatctagatgtgaagttgaacaagaagtcctatagacatggtttctaaatgcagtTTGAATATGCAGCAATTTAaaatagtcctataggcatggtttctacccttgacATGCATAAAATACCCAACCCTTTttactagccagccccaaatgtttattacaacttattacaaatcaGGAATACTAAATActaaatacatcaggaaaatacaAAGACAAgaattacaaccagaggaagcctgattcttgacttcctatttgagttatgagataaaccaactcaaagaccctAATCCAAATCCTTTCtcggacttgagtgtgtcagagttccctaagggcctcaataagaccccgggcagtgctcacacccaagtttcataaccagaatagggacaagtgtaGTATGGAAAcgccagccctcatgtgtccaagttcagagggagctcatgggtcccaaggcaatgcTCACATGAGGGGGTcaaaacttaagtctaagaggagagtgcaagtgcagaaacagagctttaagaactaaggaagtaaagaagaggGAAAAAGGTGCTGGGAAACAACCATTAACACTTCAAACAAGTTGATAATTTCACATCAAAGGGGGCAGGTgtttgggaatccattgcaaggagcctatatacttaggcataAGTTAATTTTGGGCATGCGCAACAATAAGGAGTACTGTCATGCTTGTaaaatcaaccagaacacacaacatataagggTAACATGGATGTTATGATCTTAGGAGGACTGAGTTTGAGTCATGTTCAACAATATTCaatgctgtcatgccccaaacaaaccataagtatcaaacacattggggtagggatttaggagtcataatacattgattcagaacagGAGAAAAGAAATTACAACATGCTAAATAAGGTACTGAATTAGATACAAGCAATAAGCAGACAAGAAGGCAAGAATATTAAGTAACCATGTTGTTGTTAATGCTGAAAActtaactagaacataccagtcaaagaagcaaaaaatgcaGTAAAGGAAGGTAGCAGGACATCAAAATATAGCTTTGGCTTTTAGCCAGCTAAACAGGTACTCCCTTAAGGCAAGAATTACAATtatatagtaattatggaactcaaaaCCAATCAGAACCAAAATtagtacaagtactcccttaatttaagggaatcagttcaaacggaaaaaacaagaaacaaataaggaaagaaatcaatgtgtagacaaggaaataattcaaacaTATTAGGCACAAAGTAAACTATTAGAGCTAGGTTCAGAAAAACTCTAATCAGGGAGATAGACAGTAAGAATCAAATAGCCAAGGTAAGGGAATCAATCAGATTGAGTAGAAAGTAGGGATCAGAGGTCTAAAGGAAAGTGTTCATATTAGACCAAGAAACGgggaatcagaatcaatcaaagagaaagtcatgtgtcaatattttgcatataaataaagtaagacacaGATGGTCAAGAGTTGACATACAAACCTAGCAAACATGAGAGTCAAATAATGCTGATTTGATGAGAAAGAGGCAAGTTtcgaacagtcaagatgaacacaagcacgtAGAGTCAATGTAGGTTTTTAGGCTAAGAAACTGAGTATAAACAAATCAAGGAAAGATAGTCACGAAgaatcacagaaactcaaaaacgAGAACTGGCTAGTCATGTTGATAcacaaaactaaacaaagaaccccctaaaaattagggctttcaacatagacgagttaaagagaagatagaaacccagaatcagaagaatcacacaaagggaACAAGAGATTTTGAAAAGAACATCTGCACATAAACGAATAGTTTTGGACCCCAAAACCATaagattttcaacaatagaagGGTTTTAAAAAGAGGATAAATAGACATATCAGACAAAACTCAGGCAAACAAACATTCATTTAATAAACAGTTAAGAGAGATTAGgggttttaacatgcaaactcaggtaGAAGGATAATACGAGCAAACACAGCAAAACATAACAGAAATCAAAGAAAGgtttcgaaataacttaacagaaccTTAATCAGAAGGATAAGGAGTTTTGAAAGcggagttttaaaagaaacttcgagaaaaatgcttaaaagttcagaGCAGACATAGATCTGAAATAGATCTAAGAGAAACCGAGAgaaccttaaaggttagggtttcagaagaaccccaagaggtgagaaaggctttgaaaaccatcaatctaaccaggagagtcaagAGTCAGACTCGAATGGCCATGGCTGGCCAGAGAAAGGTCAGAGACGACCGGAGAACGGCCATAAACTAAAATAGACCAAGGTCTAGACCAAGCTCTTTCAAGATCTAGCGTtgaaacaataacaaatcgaacacgtagaagccatgagaggtggatacaggtctccgatgaccttggaagccatggatttgaGAGGTTTTAGGGTTGTAGTTaagggcggcggctagggtttgagagaggattgagagagaaggggattcagaggcggcggagTGTGTGAAATATGGTTAGGTTTAGGGGTCACTTGAATTAAAAAGGTAAGAATTGTtgttggccgttgatctgaatgatcaacggcctggattaaaacggGCGAGTGGGTGGGTTATGAAGACGGGTTTGGGCCGGATTAAACGGggattgggtcagggtaattgggccTCAGATTAGGTTTAATTGGAGTGCaaaataaggctaaaattgaaataaaatggggctaacatttaaatagccacttttccctatttgatttataaaaagtagtaaaataatttatgaaaataaattaaaggtactaaaatgattaatagtgtataattatcaaattaaaaatactggacttaatttttttagatataaatgtaattaaatctaaaagaggctaatattgcaattatatgcaatttagctttaaaaatactaaatagatttgtaaaaatatgcaaaaacttatattagctatattttagcataaatatgagaatccaataagtgaatcaccaaaatgataattttggaaaaaattatTGGATTTTTCTGGATATAATgggcaataaattaatttaaaatcttttttaaaaattaggcGTAATACAAACggagacacttaaagttggcaCGATCTTTCATTTAGACACCTGAACTTAAGAAAGTTCCTATTGAGAACGTACGTTACATGAACTTTGTTCCAATTAAACACTTCTTGCTGAGTTGGCACATAAAGTGAGTTTCACCCAATATGGGCGCGTGAAAAGcccaaaaaatagattttttttgtttttttatttccttcttcaTATTTATGTCCACCACCATTTCCACCATTGCCTCCTCCACTTTCCGTCATCTTCTCCGACTCAAATTACTATTCTTCTTTCGAATCCCATACCAGATTCAAATTCAGCCGAAAACGAAAAGGCGAGTATTTGTGATTGGAAGAAACATAAATCATTTCCGCTTAGCTGACATCATCCTCACTATTTTCATCTTCATCAGTGTCAGAGGGAGGTGAAGGGTCAAGCCTAGCAGTATCAATGGCCCACTTAATCAACTTCTCAACTTCATCGTTATcctcttcattctcctccacagCCTGTTGGTTAGCCAAAGAAGAATAAGCGGGAAGGGAGCTTTTGAGAGCTGCAAATCTGGGAAACAAGTTAACATCAGAAGCTGTAGAGGTTGAACATGGTTGTTGGGGAATAGGGTTTTTGGTTTTGGGGGTTTGCTTGGATTTGAGGGCACGGAAACGTTGATCGAGATCTGGATCGATGAATTGGGTGGAAGAACCACGAGCCATATGGGAGGCTGAGCTTGAGGAATACGTCATCTTATGCCGCCCGCAGCAGCTCTTCAACCTCGTCGTCTTCCGCCATCTTCTTACTCCTATTGTTGTTGTCGATACCTTTGCTCATTCTCTTCCTGTTGATGACACGGTACCACACTTGGCCAATTCAAACTTCATTATCTGTATTTTAGTGGAAATAACACTATATAGCTGAGGTGGACAGTGAGGTGGACAAATTAAATGATGTGGCACGATTTATAATGGTTACGTTTGCCACGTAGGTGGAGATTGCAGAACACGCGCTTGCTTAATTAATAAGCCAGCAAAAAACGTGTCTAATTGGTATGAGAATTACCTAAGAAACGTGTGTAATTGGAAAGAGGTCTAGTTTAAGTGTCTAAGTGAAAGATCGTGCCAACTTTAGGTGTCTCCGTATGTATTACGCCTAAAAGTTAagggaaaaaaaataataaaacgtttgagcatacttatatatgtttacatatactattttgaaagtatttggcCTATTAAAAATATAttcaggaaaaaattgggtatcaacagctgcccctctttacccgggaaggatgaaagagttgtcgggtaaaaatatgatggccaattttgaccgaatgaaatggTTCGAGGAGGATTAGTACGTGCCTTGGATTCTGAGCTGcatacatatccctgattttacaggaatcaggccatatgtagtttaggatccgtcggcggagtatgccgatagagacttttcaagaacggacgcaatattcagGACGGGGATGGTTAAGGTTTGACATGGCTCTGGGAACTAGATCGGTATAGCTCCTGCCGAGACGGTCGTTGCTCGCCGATTTActtgcaaataagcaatacaagtctatattgtgcgtaaatttaaacatgatgcagtttcccatcggaccatgaaaTGCAGTATTTGGTGATCtatcagccatgcaatgcagtaggtggcgatcttccagccatgcaaatgtagataagatGGCGaccttttagccatgcaaatgtagataaggtggcgttcttccagccatgcaaatgtagaagtgacgatctttcagccatgcaaatataagggtggtgatctttcagccatgcaaatgtagataaggtggcgatctttcagccatgcaagtgtagatAAGGTGATaatctttcagccatacaaatATAGGGggaggcaatctttcagccatgcaaatgtaggggGAGGTAAaacttaacctcgaaaggcagaatggtagccttatgcaatgcagaaatgcagatggagacaacgtttagtcttggaaggcagaatggtagccttatgcgatgcaaaaAATGTAGATAGAggcaacatttagtctcggaaggcagaatggtagccttatgcaatgcataaaatgcatatagagatagtgtttagtctcggaaggcagaatggtagccttatgcaagaaaaaaAGGTAAATGGTAATAGAAATTTCTTAACTGATAGCAGATTGCAgtattgtgactgctggggacatTATGACACACGGAATGTCACTGGTGTGTGTGGATagaaaatgttggtaagtgcgacagttctgagagttgtattcctgaacaatgtttgtctcgtGAATGTATAGTATGTCTGATACTTTCgtaatccaagtgcctgcatccaaagaaaaatcgtgagttttgtaggggggaggttagttcgtatccctgctggctctgcttgacttgttcggctttgatctggtgatact
This sequence is a window from Nicotiana sylvestris chromosome 3, ASM39365v2, whole genome shotgun sequence. Protein-coding genes within it:
- the LOC104210346 gene encoding uncharacterized protein, which encodes MTYSSSSASHMARGSSTQFIDPDLDQRFRALKSKQTPKTKNPIPQQPCSTSTASDVNLFPRFAALKSSLPAYSSLANQQAVEENEEDNDEVEKLIKWAIDTARLDPSPPSDTDEDENSEDDVS